The Gemmatimonadota bacterium DNA window TCCGGGCATCCTTCCATGGGATAAACTCGCCGTCCCGCCAGATCCAGCCATCCGATTCCGGAAACTCCGCGCTCATGATCCCTCCTCACCTTCATTGAGCCAGGCCATCCGCGAACGGAGGCGGCGACCCACGTCCTCGATGCGCTGCGCGCTCCCCTCCGCGCGCATGCGATTAAACTCCGGGGCGTCTCCGGCGCATTCCGCGATCCAGCGCCGGGCGAAGGCCCCCGAACGGATCTCGGCGAGAATGTCCTGCATCGCCTGCTTGCTCGCTTCGCCGATCACGCGGGGGCCGCTCACGTAGTCGCCCCACTCCGCGGTATCGCTGATCCGCTTCCTCATTCCGGTGAGGCCGTCTTGGTACGCCAAGTCCACGATCAGCTTCATTTCGTGGAGGCACTCGAAATAAGCGACCTCGGGCTGGTATCCGGCGTTCACGAGCGTCTCGAATCCGGTCTGGATCAGGGACGAGAGCCCCCCACATAAAACCGCTTGCTCGCCGAAGAGATCCGTCTCGGTTTCTTCGGCGAAGGTGGTCTCGAGCACGCCCGCCTTGGTGGATCCGAGTGCGTGGGCGTAGGCGAGGGCAAGATCGCGCGCCTTTCCGGTCGCGTCCTGGTGCACGGCGATCAGGGCGGGAACTCCCTTACCCTGGCTTCCCTCCCGGTACAACATGGGGCCAGGGGACTTCGGCGCCACCATGA harbors:
- the ilvC gene encoding ketol-acid reductoisomerase, yielding MLTVDDVDAGLLPSKKVAVIGFGSQGAAHAKLLHAAGIDVRVGLRVGSTSSAAARKAGIPVKPVAEAVKEADLVAILVPDTAQPKLYREEIAPNLRPGAALLFAHGFNVHFGEIKPPDNVDVIMVAPKSPGPMLYREGSQGKGVPALIAVHQDATGKARDLALAYAHALGSTKAGVLETTFAEETETDLFGEQAVLCGGLSSLIQTGFETLVNAGYQPEVAYFECLHEMKLIVDLAYQDGLTGMRKRISDTAEWGDYVSGPRVIGEASKQAMQDILAEIRSGAFARRWIAECAGDAPEFNRMRAEGSAQRIEDVGRRLRSRMAWLNEGEEGS